A single Mycobacteriales bacterium DNA region contains:
- a CDS encoding response regulator transcription factor, translated as MRVVIAEDSVLLREGLARLLDEAGFDVVEAVADGEQLLRSVADHTPDVVVADVRMPPTHTDEGLRAALVIRKRWPATAVLVLSQYVEERYATELLAGDTKGVGYLLKDRVADVDEFVAALRRVGEGGAALDPEVVSQLLLRGRRRPLDALTPREQEVLKLMAEGRSNGAIAAAMVVTDGAVEKHVSSIFTKLGLAPADTDHRRVLAVLSYLDGR; from the coding sequence GTGCGCGTCGTGATCGCCGAGGACTCGGTGCTGCTGCGGGAGGGCCTGGCCCGGCTGCTGGACGAGGCCGGCTTCGACGTGGTCGAGGCCGTCGCCGACGGCGAGCAGCTGCTGCGCTCGGTCGCCGACCACACCCCCGACGTGGTCGTCGCCGACGTCCGGATGCCGCCGACCCACACCGACGAGGGCCTGCGGGCGGCGCTGGTGATCCGCAAGCGCTGGCCCGCCACCGCTGTCCTCGTCCTGTCCCAGTACGTCGAGGAGCGGTACGCGACGGAGCTGCTCGCCGGCGACACCAAGGGCGTCGGCTACCTGCTCAAGGACCGGGTCGCGGACGTGGACGAGTTCGTCGCGGCGCTGCGCCGGGTCGGCGAGGGCGGGGCCGCGCTCGACCCCGAGGTCGTCTCCCAGCTGCTGCTGCGGGGCCGGCGCCGGCCGCTGGACGCGCTGACCCCGCGCGAGCAGGAGGTCCTCAAGCTCATGGCCGAGGGCCGCTCCAACGGCGCCATCGCGGCCGCCATGGTCGTCACCGACGGCGCGGTGGAGAAGCACGTGAGCAGCATCTTCACCAAGCTCGGCCTGGCCCCGGCCGACACCGACCACCGCCGCGTCCTGGCCGTCCTCTCCTACCTCGACGGCCGTTAG
- a CDS encoding beta-ketoacyl-ACP synthase 3, whose translation MAASVLPVILGLGAYRPSRCVPNAEIVAAIDSSDEWIVSRSGIHSRYVAGPDEGLEDMAAAAAGKALGEAGLVADDVGLVLVTTMSNLRQAPPLAAGVAFKIGASGAGALDTGGGCAGFSYTLALAADAVRAGSARYVVVVGVERMTDIVDPTDRGTAFIFGDGAGAVVVGPGAADGIGPVRWGSDGSKAAAISQPYSWAALKDNPATPWPALRMAGQEVFRWAVTALAPVAADAVARAGLTLADIEVFVPHQANMRITDALVRGIGLGPEVVVAREIATAGNTSSASIPLAMQQLLASGQARSGQRALLMGFGAGLLYAAQVVRLP comes from the coding sequence ATGGCTGCGTCCGTGCTCCCGGTAATCCTCGGCCTCGGTGCCTACCGCCCGTCCCGCTGCGTCCCGAACGCGGAGATCGTCGCCGCGATCGACTCCAGCGACGAGTGGATCGTGTCCCGCTCCGGCATCCACAGCCGGTACGTCGCCGGGCCCGACGAGGGCCTGGAGGACATGGCCGCGGCCGCGGCCGGCAAGGCGCTGGGTGAGGCCGGCCTGGTCGCGGACGACGTCGGGCTGGTGCTCGTCACCACGATGAGCAACCTGCGCCAGGCCCCGCCGCTGGCCGCCGGCGTCGCGTTCAAGATCGGTGCGAGCGGGGCCGGGGCGCTGGACACCGGCGGCGGCTGCGCGGGGTTCTCCTACACCCTCGCGCTCGCGGCCGACGCGGTCCGGGCCGGCTCCGCCCGCTACGTCGTCGTGGTCGGTGTCGAGCGGATGACCGACATCGTCGACCCGACCGACCGGGGCACCGCGTTCATCTTCGGCGACGGCGCGGGTGCGGTCGTCGTCGGACCCGGGGCCGCGGACGGGATCGGCCCGGTGCGCTGGGGTTCGGACGGGTCGAAGGCGGCGGCGATCTCCCAGCCGTACTCCTGGGCGGCGCTGAAGGACAACCCGGCGACGCCGTGGCCGGCGTTGCGGATGGCCGGCCAGGAGGTGTTCCGCTGGGCCGTCACCGCGCTCGCCCCGGTCGCGGCCGACGCGGTCGCGCGGGCGGGGCTGACGCTCGCGGACATCGAGGTGTTCGTGCCGCACCAGGCCAACATGCGGATCACCGACGCGCTGGTACGCGGCATCGGGCTCGGACCGGAGGTGGTCGTGGCGCGGGAGATCGCGACCGCCGGAAACACGTCCTCGGCCTCGATCCCGCTGGCGATGCAGCAGCTGCTGGCCTCCGGGCAGGCGCGCAGCGGGCAGCGGGCGCTGCTGATGGGCTTCGGCGCAGGCCTCCTCTACGCCGCCCAGGTCGTCCGCCTGCCCTGA
- a CDS encoding acyl carrier protein: MSRTEEVRTAVAEHLGIEPALLRDQASLSQDLGLDSLAGIELATALEDRFALRITDDELAGLRTYGELERLVLRKVAA, encoded by the coding sequence ATGAGCCGGACGGAGGAGGTGCGTACGGCGGTGGCCGAGCATCTCGGCATCGAGCCGGCGCTGCTGCGGGACCAGGCGTCGCTGTCGCAGGACCTGGGGCTGGACTCGCTGGCCGGGATCGAGCTGGCGACCGCGCTGGAGGACCGGTTCGCGTTGCGGATCACCGACGACGAGCTGGCCGGTCTGCGGACGTACGGGGAGCTGGAACGGCTGGTGCTGCGCAAGGTGGCGGCCTAG
- a CDS encoding universal stress protein, with product MDGAPAYGQIVVGVDGSPQSRAALVWGAREAGIRGCSLAVVYGWQVKGEPRPPGEWGGVAPPIEAYQEQAQRRLQAIVDEVLPGGAQCELTVHAMHKPAGRALLTFCGEADLLVIGAKDHGRLAGWLVGSTHDDALKNATCTVVVVRSPVEGEPAEGEEDG from the coding sequence ATGGACGGCGCGCCCGCCTACGGGCAGATCGTCGTCGGCGTCGACGGCTCACCCCAGTCCCGCGCCGCCCTGGTCTGGGGCGCCCGGGAGGCCGGGATCCGGGGCTGCTCGCTGGCGGTGGTCTACGGCTGGCAGGTCAAGGGCGAACCCCGGCCGCCGGGCGAGTGGGGCGGCGTCGCCCCGCCGATCGAGGCCTACCAGGAGCAGGCCCAGCGCCGGCTCCAGGCGATCGTCGACGAGGTGCTGCCGGGCGGCGCGCAGTGTGAGCTGACCGTGCACGCCATGCACAAGCCGGCCGGCCGGGCCCTGCTCACCTTCTGCGGCGAGGCGGACCTGCTCGTCATCGGGGCCAAGGACCACGGCAGGCTGGCCGGGTGGCTCGTCGGCTCCACCCACGACGACGCCCTGAAGAACGCGACCTGCACCGTGGTGGTGGTCCGGTCGCCCGTCGAGGGCGAGCCGGCCGAGGGCGAGGAGGACGGATGA
- a CDS encoding universal stress protein, giving the protein MHPRTIRRVVVGVDGAPRTIAALRWAASEALSRDAALVAVHAWGSVLRPASYAPVGTACSDPDESARRAAELLSAAVRTAFGAAPPVPVEEVVDDRAVVPSLLSQARRAELLVVATRSPEAPGQPFESGPGPTTLSCLRQAPCPVVVLPTVGDQVWAAGARPAGDEAPPTLV; this is encoded by the coding sequence ATGCATCCGCGGACCATCCGCAGGGTCGTGGTCGGAGTGGACGGCGCGCCGCGCACGATCGCTGCGCTGCGCTGGGCGGCGAGCGAGGCGCTCAGCCGTGACGCCGCGCTGGTGGCCGTGCACGCGTGGGGCAGCGTGCTGCGCCCGGCGTCGTACGCGCCGGTGGGCACTGCCTGCTCGGACCCGGACGAGAGCGCGCGGCGGGCGGCCGAGCTGCTCTCGGCGGCGGTCCGGACGGCGTTCGGAGCCGCCCCGCCGGTGCCGGTGGAGGAGGTCGTCGACGACCGGGCCGTGGTGCCGTCGCTGCTGAGCCAGGCCCGCCGCGCCGAGCTGCTCGTGGTCGCGACCCGGTCGCCCGAGGCGCCGGGCCAGCCGTTCGAGTCGGGGCCGGGGCCGACGACGCTGTCGTGCCTGCGCCAGGCCCCGTGCCCGGTCGTGGTGCTGCCGACCGTCGGCGACCAGGTCTGGGCGGCCGGAGCGCGGCCGGCGGGTGACGAAGCACCCCCGACCCTGGTGTAG